One part of the Sphingopyxis sp. PAMC25046 genome encodes these proteins:
- a CDS encoding serine protease: MTRFFTLLLALLALSLPARAADDISAASRSVVRVVTVAMMDGEVVGFGHGSGIAISPTRIVTNAHVVESAARYPGNVALGVVPSEGQKSYAGKLIAIDTARDLALVEITEGRLPAAAIYTGPLESGADVVALGYPGNVDLATARSANDYITPRTPTRSEGNMSNMQSVDGVAMLIHTAKISRGNSGGPLVDQCGRIAGINTAITRADDGDSPFAFAISGRELMRFLADADQQYTSVGTPCLSMAEADARNRAAIDAEARADAEANAAKNAAAKLDRELKQARAEDEALAARENRIALAGVLFVIGALAAGAGLMFYGQKNMRNAKIAGGAGAALILIAAVLFATRPDAHAEIAEEAAKTPATDAPKLAQGSLLCTIRPDRSRITVSATTDVPISIGKGGCVNGRTQYTKGPDDRWQRILVPNEEATVTVASIDAAGRDYRVERYLLDAETMAKARETRATITLKSCTADPDELAGLAAQQDAIRSALPGTPNERLVYRCQPANGAAAKSSGD, translated from the coding sequence ATGACCCGCTTTTTCACGCTTCTGCTCGCCCTCCTTGCCCTGTCCCTTCCTGCGCGCGCCGCCGACGATATCAGCGCCGCTTCGCGCAGCGTCGTGCGCGTCGTCACCGTCGCGATGATGGATGGCGAGGTCGTCGGTTTCGGCCATGGCAGCGGCATCGCGATCTCGCCGACGCGCATCGTCACCAACGCGCATGTCGTCGAATCGGCGGCGCGGTACCCCGGCAATGTCGCGCTCGGCGTCGTCCCGTCGGAGGGGCAGAAAAGCTATGCCGGGAAGCTGATCGCGATCGACACCGCGCGCGACCTTGCGCTGGTCGAGATCACCGAGGGGCGGCTGCCCGCCGCCGCCATCTACACCGGGCCGCTCGAATCGGGCGCCGACGTCGTCGCGCTGGGCTATCCGGGCAATGTCGACCTTGCGACCGCGCGCAGCGCCAACGACTATATCACCCCCCGCACCCCGACGCGCAGCGAAGGCAATATGTCGAACATGCAATCGGTCGACGGCGTCGCGATGCTGATCCACACCGCGAAAATCTCGCGCGGCAATTCGGGCGGTCCGCTCGTCGATCAGTGCGGACGGATCGCGGGAATCAACACCGCGATCACGCGCGCCGACGACGGCGATTCGCCCTTCGCCTTCGCCATTTCTGGACGCGAGCTGATGCGCTTCCTCGCCGATGCGGACCAGCAATATACCAGCGTCGGCACCCCCTGCCTGTCGATGGCCGAGGCCGACGCGCGGAACCGTGCCGCGATCGACGCCGAAGCGCGCGCCGATGCCGAGGCCAATGCCGCGAAAAATGCCGCCGCGAAGCTCGACCGCGAACTCAAACAGGCGCGCGCCGAGGACGAGGCGCTCGCGGCGCGCGAGAATCGCATCGCGCTCGCGGGCGTGCTGTTCGTGATCGGCGCGCTCGCGGCGGGCGCCGGGCTGATGTTCTATGGCCAGAAGAATATGCGCAATGCCAAGATCGCGGGCGGCGCCGGCGCCGCGCTGATCCTGATCGCGGCGGTGCTGTTCGCGACGCGCCCCGATGCGCATGCGGAGATCGCCGAGGAAGCGGCGAAGACGCCCGCCACCGACGCGCCGAAGCTCGCGCAGGGCAGCCTTCTCTGCACGATCCGCCCCGACCGCAGCCGCATCACCGTGTCGGCGACGACCGACGTGCCGATCAGCATCGGCAAGGGCGGCTGCGTCAACGGCCGCACCCAATATACGAAGGGGCCCGACGACCGCTGGCAGCGCATCCTCGTGCCCAATGAGGAGGCGACCGTCACCGTCGCTTCGATCGATGCGGCGGGGCGCGACTATCGCGTCGAACGCTATCTGCTCGACGCCGAAACGATGGCGAAGGCGCGTGAGACGCGTGCGACGATCACGCTCAAGAGCTGCACGGCTGACCCCGACGAACTCGCGGGGCTCGCCGCGCAGCAGGACGCGATCCGCAGCGCGCTTCCCGGCACCCCCAACGAACGGCTCGTCTATCGCTGCCAGCCGGCGAACGGTGCGGCGGCGAAATCTTCCGGCGACTGA
- a CDS encoding DUF1203 domain-containing protein, whose amino-acid sequence MTYKITGLDPAPFAPLFAMDDAELAANNARRITATADRGCPCRISLDDAKAGEAVILLHHVSHDVETPFRSAYAIYVRDRVETATYCDALPPAFAGRTMAFRGFDDAGMLAAARLGPGEDGDAAIRDLFADPRIAYIHAQYATNGCFAARIERN is encoded by the coding sequence ATGACTTACAAGATTACCGGGCTCGACCCCGCTCCTTTCGCGCCCTTGTTCGCGATGGACGACGCCGAGCTCGCCGCCAACAACGCGCGCCGGATCACCGCGACCGCCGATCGCGGCTGCCCGTGCCGGATCAGTCTCGACGATGCGAAAGCGGGTGAGGCGGTGATCCTGCTTCACCATGTCAGTCACGATGTCGAAACGCCGTTCCGCAGCGCCTATGCGATCTATGTCCGGGATCGCGTCGAAACGGCGACCTATTGCGACGCGCTGCCCCCTGCCTTCGCCGGACGGACGATGGCGTTCCGCGGCTTCGACGATGCGGGTATGCTGGCGGCGGCGCGGCTGGGGCCGGGCGAGGATGGCGATGCAGCGATCCGCGACCTGTTCGCCGACCCGCGCATTGCCTATATTCACGCGCAATATGCCACCAACGGCTGCTTCGCCGCGCGCATCGAGAGGAATTGA
- the ada gene encoding bifunctional DNA-binding transcriptional regulator/O6-methylguanine-DNA methyltransferase Ada yields MAFSTMTDNECWQAVQARDKAFDGRFVTGVLTTGIYCRPSCAARHPLRENVRFFVDGAAARATGLRPCKRCLPDDVARDERAVIKAIAAIKQSEEPLALADLATRTGYSPTHFQRVFTRHTGLSPAAYARALRDERARAALSEGTRVTDAIYDAGFSGPSRFYENMEGRMGMTASAWVNGGKGATIHWAVVPTSLGDMLVAATDKGVCRLSFAEGREALEERFPAADLVEGGDDFAALLGQVVDAVEAPVNGFDHIPIDVKGTAFQEAVWRELRKIPAGETRSYSDIAAAVGKPAAVRAAGSANGANNVAVLIPCHRVVRSDGSLGGYAYGLPIKEELLKREGR; encoded by the coding sequence ATGGCTTTCTCCACGATGACCGACAACGAGTGCTGGCAGGCGGTGCAGGCGCGCGACAAGGCGTTCGACGGACGCTTCGTCACCGGCGTGCTCACCACCGGCATCTATTGCCGGCCGAGCTGCGCCGCGCGGCACCCGCTGCGCGAAAATGTTCGTTTCTTCGTCGATGGCGCCGCGGCGCGCGCGACGGGGCTGCGCCCGTGCAAGCGCTGCCTGCCCGACGATGTCGCGCGCGACGAACGCGCGGTGATCAAGGCGATCGCCGCGATCAAGCAAAGCGAGGAACCGCTCGCGCTCGCCGATCTCGCGACGCGCACCGGCTATTCGCCGACGCATTTCCAGCGCGTCTTCACCCGCCATACCGGGCTGTCGCCCGCCGCCTATGCCCGCGCACTGCGCGACGAGCGCGCGCGCGCCGCGCTGAGCGAGGGCACAAGGGTGACCGACGCGATTTACGACGCGGGCTTTTCGGGGCCGTCGCGCTTTTACGAGAATATGGAAGGACGCATGGGTATGACGGCTTCGGCGTGGGTGAACGGCGGCAAGGGCGCGACGATCCACTGGGCAGTGGTGCCGACCAGCCTCGGCGACATGCTCGTCGCCGCGACCGACAAGGGCGTGTGCCGTTTGAGTTTCGCCGAGGGACGCGAGGCGTTGGAGGAACGTTTTCCCGCGGCCGATCTGGTCGAGGGCGGCGATGACTTTGCCGCGCTGCTGGGGCAGGTCGTCGACGCGGTCGAGGCGCCGGTGAACGGCTTCGACCATATCCCGATCGACGTGAAGGGCACCGCCTTTCAGGAAGCGGTGTGGCGCGAGCTTCGCAAGATTCCGGCGGGCGAGACGCGCAGCTATTCGGACATCGCCGCCGCGGTCGGCAAGCCCGCGGCGGTGCGCGCGGCGGGGAGCGCCAACGGCGCGAATAACGTGGCGGTGCTGATCCCGTGCCACCGCGTCGTGCGCAGCGACGGGTCCTTGGGCGGCTATGCCTATGGCTTGCCGATCAAGGAAGAATTGCTGAAGCGCGAAGGGCGCTGA
- a CDS encoding isocitrate lyase/phosphoenolpyruvate mutase family protein — MMIDKIAEFRALHVPGDPLILVNIWDAGSAKAVTGAGAKAIATGSFGVAGAQGRADGEDFPIEDVFENLGRILAVTDLPVTIDMESGYGADPAAVGVSVGRAKDAGAAGINMEDRLPGADDLLPVAEAVARYRAAADTGIFVNARCDTFRGADAAKDGDALVAATLERARAYADAGAGSLFVPFLLDPKCIGAICDASPLPVNILRGKGGPTHQELAALGVARISHGHQPWAAAMAWLAAQARQVMGGAEPDY; from the coding sequence ATGATGATCGACAAGATTGCTGAATTTCGCGCACTGCACGTCCCCGGTGACCCGCTGATCCTCGTCAACATCTGGGATGCGGGGAGCGCGAAGGCGGTGACGGGTGCCGGCGCGAAGGCGATCGCGACGGGCAGCTTCGGCGTCGCGGGCGCGCAGGGCCGCGCCGACGGCGAGGATTTCCCGATCGAGGATGTGTTCGAAAATCTCGGCCGCATCCTCGCGGTCACCGACCTGCCGGTCACGATCGACATGGAATCGGGCTATGGCGCCGATCCGGCGGCGGTCGGCGTCTCGGTCGGCCGCGCGAAGGATGCGGGCGCGGCGGGAATCAATATGGAAGACCGGCTGCCCGGGGCTGACGATCTGCTGCCGGTCGCCGAAGCGGTGGCGCGCTACCGCGCGGCGGCGGACACCGGCATCTTCGTCAACGCGCGCTGCGACACGTTTCGCGGGGCCGATGCGGCGAAGGACGGCGACGCGCTCGTCGCCGCGACGCTCGAACGTGCGCGCGCCTATGCCGATGCCGGGGCGGGGTCGCTGTTCGTTCCCTTCCTGCTCGATCCCAAGTGCATCGGTGCGATCTGCGACGCGTCGCCGCTGCCGGTCAACATATTGCGCGGCAAAGGCGGCCCGACGCACCAGGAACTCGCCGCATTGGGCGTCGCGCGGATCAGCCACGGGCACCAGCCTTGGGCGGCCGCCATGGCCTGGCTCGCGGCGCAGGCCAGACAGGTGATGGGCGGCGCCGAACCCGATTATTGA
- a CDS encoding primosomal protein N' yields the protein MTRARVLLLTAALGPLDYRVPQGSEAPLGSVVVAPLGPRRMGGVVWEDESFGAPEPVGDNRLRNLYEIVPVPPIAAPLRRLIEWTSDYYLSPPGSVLRMVLPGAAFADARRPIVEYRATGELPGRMTPQRTVALEKIGTRQGLVRELAALAEVSEAVIRGLVNTGALEAVSMSADQPYPEPDPAFAPPDLSGEQAAAAGQLRDAVAAAKFETLLLDGVTGSGKTEVYMEAIAAAIAAGRQALVLLPEIALTEPMLTRFAARFGCEPVAWHSGLRSTERRRAWHSIAAGEAKIIVGARSALFLPYARLGVIVVDEAHETSFKQEDGVHYHARDVAVMRGHFEGLPVVLASATPALESLAMVEAGRYRHIKLPARFGGATLPDLAAIDMRQDPPDRGRWLAPPLVDALADRLQKGEQSLLFLNRRGFAPLTLCRTCGHRIQCPNCTAWMVEHRLVHRLACHHCGHVMPPPRLCPECEDEDSLVACGPGVERVADEVALRFPEARTAIVTSDTLWSPAKAAEFVDNVEGGLVDIIIGTQLVTKGYHFPNLTLVGVVDADLGLDGGDLRAAERTFQQIAQVAGRAGRGVKPGEVLIQTRVPEAPVMAALVANDRDGFYAAEAAARKFAGAPPYGRFAALVISSEDIEVARGQAQRLGQKAPVADGLAVYGPAPAPLAMLRGRHRFRLLLHAPRSFDLQGTIREWVSSVEWSSKARLAIDIDPYSFV from the coding sequence ATGACCCGCGCTCGCGTCCTCCTTTTGACCGCCGCTCTCGGCCCGCTCGACTATCGCGTCCCGCAGGGAAGCGAGGCGCCTTTGGGCAGCGTCGTCGTCGCGCCGCTCGGGCCGCGGCGGATGGGCGGCGTGGTGTGGGAGGACGAAAGCTTCGGCGCTCCCGAACCCGTCGGCGACAATCGCCTGCGCAATCTTTACGAGATCGTGCCCGTGCCGCCGATCGCCGCTCCGCTCCGCCGCCTGATCGAATGGACGAGCGACTATTATCTCAGCCCCCCGGGGTCGGTGCTGCGCATGGTGCTGCCCGGCGCCGCCTTCGCCGACGCGCGCCGCCCGATCGTCGAATATCGCGCGACCGGCGAGCTGCCCGGCCGGATGACGCCGCAGCGGACCGTCGCGCTCGAAAAGATCGGGACGCGCCAAGGGCTGGTGCGCGAACTCGCGGCGCTCGCGGAGGTCAGCGAGGCGGTGATCCGCGGGCTCGTCAATACCGGCGCGCTCGAAGCCGTCAGCATGTCGGCCGACCAGCCCTATCCCGAACCCGATCCCGCCTTTGCGCCGCCCGATCTGTCGGGCGAGCAGGCCGCCGCCGCGGGGCAGCTTCGCGACGCGGTCGCCGCCGCGAAGTTCGAGACGTTGCTGCTCGACGGTGTCACCGGATCGGGCAAGACCGAAGTCTATATGGAAGCGATCGCCGCCGCGATCGCCGCGGGCAGGCAGGCGCTCGTCCTCCTCCCCGAAATCGCGCTCACCGAACCGATGCTGACGCGCTTCGCCGCGCGCTTCGGCTGCGAGCCCGTCGCGTGGCACTCGGGGCTGCGTTCCACCGAGCGCCGCCGCGCCTGGCACAGCATCGCGGCGGGCGAGGCGAAGATTATCGTCGGCGCGCGCTCGGCCTTGTTCCTGCCCTACGCCAGGCTCGGCGTGATCGTCGTCGACGAAGCGCATGAGACGAGCTTCAAGCAGGAGGACGGCGTCCATTATCACGCGCGCGACGTCGCGGTGATGCGCGGACATTTCGAGGGGCTGCCGGTGGTGCTCGCGAGCGCGACCCCCGCGCTCGAAAGCCTCGCGATGGTCGAGGCGGGGCGTTATCGCCACATCAAGCTCCCCGCGCGCTTCGGCGGCGCGACCCTGCCCGATTTGGCGGCGATCGACATGCGGCAAGACCCGCCCGACCGCGGCCGCTGGCTCGCGCCGCCGCTCGTCGACGCGCTCGCCGACCGCTTGCAAAAGGGCGAGCAGAGCCTGCTCTTCCTCAACCGGCGCGGCTTCGCTCCGCTGACGCTCTGCCGCACCTGCGGCCACCGCATCCAGTGCCCCAATTGCACTGCGTGGATGGTCGAACACCGCCTCGTCCACCGCCTCGCCTGCCACCATTGCGGCCATGTCATGCCGCCGCCGCGGCTCTGCCCCGAATGCGAGGATGAGGACAGCCTCGTCGCCTGCGGCCCCGGCGTCGAACGCGTCGCCGACGAGGTCGCCCTGCGCTTTCCCGAAGCCAGAACCGCCATCGTCACCAGCGACACCTTGTGGTCGCCCGCCAAGGCCGCCGAGTTCGTCGACAATGTCGAGGGCGGGCTGGTCGACATCATCATCGGGACGCAGCTCGTCACCAAGGGCTATCATTTTCCCAACCTCACACTCGTCGGGGTGGTCGACGCCGACCTCGGGCTCGACGGCGGCGACCTCCGCGCCGCCGAGCGCACCTTTCAGCAGATCGCGCAGGTCGCGGGGCGCGCGGGGCGCGGGGTGAAGCCCGGCGAAGTGCTAATCCAGACGCGCGTGCCGGAGGCGCCGGTGATGGCGGCGCTCGTCGCGAACGACCGCGACGGTTTCTATGCCGCCGAGGCCGCGGCGCGCAAATTCGCGGGCGCGCCGCCCTATGGCCGCTTTGCCGCGCTCGTCATCTCGTCGGAGGATATCGAAGTCGCGCGCGGACAGGCGCAGCGGCTGGGGCAAAAGGCGCCCGTCGCCGACGGGCTCGCCGTCTATGGCCCCGCGCCGGCGCCGCTCGCGATGCTGCGCGGCCGCCACCGCTTTCGCCTCCTCCTCCACGCGCCGCGCAGCTTCGACCTGCAGGGGACGATCCGCGAGTGGGTGAGCAGCGTCGAATGGTCTTCGAAGGCGCGGCTCGCGATCGACATCGACCCCTACAGTTTTGTCTAG
- a CDS encoding SRPBCC domain-containing protein produces MSGAAVIVALRVAATPDAAFTAFTRDIGKWWRSHPLFQLSRHGDGALRFDPAGPDGRLVTRFDNGEEWEIGAVRHWLPGERLAFAWRLPSFREGQATEVDVRFEAIGSETRVTVEHRGWDAVPQSHVARHGFELMLFQRRLGEYWREMLKGMSQRF; encoded by the coding sequence ATGAGCGGCGCGGCGGTGATCGTCGCGCTGCGCGTCGCGGCGACGCCGGACGCGGCGTTCACCGCCTTCACGCGCGATATCGGCAAATGGTGGCGGAGCCATCCGCTGTTCCAGCTATCGCGGCACGGCGACGGCGCACTGCGCTTCGATCCGGCGGGGCCGGACGGACGGCTCGTTACGCGCTTCGACAATGGCGAAGAATGGGAGATCGGTGCGGTGCGCCATTGGCTGCCGGGCGAAAGGCTGGCATTTGCATGGCGCCTGCCGAGTTTTCGGGAGGGTCAGGCGACCGAGGTCGATGTGCGCTTCGAGGCGATAGGCAGCGAGACGCGCGTGACCGTCGAGCATCGCGGCTGGGATGCCGTCCCGCAAAGCCACGTCGCGCGGCACGGGTTCGAGCTGATGCTGTTCCAGCGGCGGCTAGGGGAATATTGGCGCGAAATGTTGAAGGGGATGAGCCAGCGGTTTTGA
- a CDS encoding metalloregulator ArsR/SmtB family transcription factor, producing the protein MSVALDRMLGALADPTRRRAIELLGERPRSAGELAGELGLAPPAMSRHLRALKEGGLVEDGHPTFDARVRIYRLKDGATSELKQWLAETEALWSRQLAAFKAHVERGP; encoded by the coding sequence TTGAGCGTCGCGCTCGACCGGATGCTGGGCGCGCTCGCCGATCCCACGCGGCGGCGCGCGATCGAACTGCTGGGTGAACGGCCGCGCAGCGCGGGCGAGCTGGCGGGCGAACTCGGCCTCGCGCCACCCGCGATGAGCCGGCATTTGCGCGCGCTGAAGGAAGGCGGGCTGGTCGAGGACGGGCATCCGACCTTCGACGCGCGTGTGCGAATCTATCGATTGAAGGACGGCGCCACCAGCGAGCTCAAGCAATGGCTCGCCGAGACCGAGGCGCTGTGGTCGCGCCAGCTTGCCGCGTTCAAGGCGCATGTGGAGCGAGGGCCATGA
- a CDS encoding VOC family protein → MADQPRPKGLASAVCYKDAKAAFRWLEEAFGFEPAFVLLDDQGNLAHSEMEYGNSSIMIGNEWSDDHRSPANLGGKNTQTVHVQLGQGEDIDAHCEKARAAGADIIAEPETQFYGDRTYRAKDPEGHIWTFGVTVAEKTSDEWDAAGGFKTKTRLDD, encoded by the coding sequence ATGGCCGATCAACCGCGACCCAAGGGGCTTGCGAGCGCCGTCTGTTACAAGGATGCGAAGGCGGCGTTCCGCTGGCTGGAAGAGGCGTTCGGGTTCGAGCCGGCGTTCGTGCTGCTCGACGATCAGGGCAATCTTGCGCACAGCGAGATGGAATATGGAAATTCGTCGATCATGATCGGCAATGAATGGTCCGACGACCATCGCAGCCCCGCGAATCTCGGCGGCAAGAACACCCAGACGGTGCATGTCCAGCTGGGCCAAGGCGAGGATATCGACGCGCATTGCGAAAAGGCGCGCGCGGCGGGGGCGGACATCATCGCCGAACCCGAAACGCAATTCTATGGCGACCGCACCTACCGCGCGAAGGACCCCGAGGGGCATATCTGGACCTTTGGCGTGACGGTTGCGGAAAAGACGTCGGACGAATGGGACGCCGCGGGCGGCTTCAAGACCAAGACGCGGCTCGACGATTGA
- a CDS encoding glutaminase has protein sequence MKLAAAQLGRGRVANYIPALANVDPNKLGFAVALPDGTVHSSGDADEPFSIQSVSKVFTLALALRRVGSSLWDSVGREPSGSAFNSIVQLESEQGIPRNPLINAGAIATTDRLIDGRSGDATIDEIVDFMRARAGDDSVAIDFDVASSESETGARNRSLAHFMDAFGNLAHRVETVVGVYFRQCAIAMSCRQLARAGLFLAMEGRDPVTGEQLVEPHRARRINAIMMLCGHYDNSGEFAFRVGLPGKSGVGGGILCIAPGQGSIAVWSPALNEAGTSLAGAIALEHFAYAAGWSVFD, from the coding sequence ATGAAGCTCGCCGCCGCACAGCTCGGCAGGGGCCGCGTCGCCAACTATATTCCCGCGCTCGCCAACGTCGATCCGAACAAGCTCGGCTTTGCGGTCGCGCTCCCCGATGGGACTGTCCACAGCTCGGGCGACGCCGACGAGCCCTTCTCGATCCAGTCGGTGTCGAAGGTCTTCACATTGGCGCTCGCGCTGCGCCGCGTCGGCAGTTCGCTATGGGACAGCGTCGGACGCGAGCCGTCGGGCAGCGCGTTCAACTCGATCGTCCAGCTCGAAAGCGAACAGGGCATCCCGCGTAATCCGCTGATCAACGCGGGCGCGATCGCGACCACCGACCGGCTGATCGACGGGCGCAGCGGCGATGCGACCATCGATGAGATCGTCGACTTCATGCGCGCGCGGGCCGGAGACGACAGCGTCGCAATCGACTTCGACGTCGCATCGTCCGAATCCGAAACCGGCGCGCGCAACCGCAGCCTCGCGCATTTCATGGACGCCTTCGGCAATCTGGCGCATCGGGTCGAGACGGTGGTCGGCGTCTATTTCCGCCAGTGCGCGATCGCTATGTCGTGCCGCCAGCTCGCGCGCGCCGGGCTGTTCCTCGCGATGGAGGGGCGCGACCCGGTGACCGGCGAGCAGCTCGTCGAACCGCACCGCGCGCGGCGGATCAACGCGATCATGATGCTCTGCGGCCATTACGACAATTCGGGCGAATTCGCCTTCCGCGTCGGCCTTCCCGGCAAGAGCGGGGTCGGCGGCGGCATCCTCTGCATCGCGCCGGGGCAGGGATCGATCGCGGTCTGGTCGCCCGCGCTCAACGAAGCGGGAACGTCGCTGGCCGGGGCGATCGCGCTCGAACATTTCGCTTATGCCGCCGGCTGGTCGGTGTTCGATTAG
- a CDS encoding putative immunity protein, whose protein sequence is MAAEIDLDLADLREVVAYAVGNAEQVLPIFERGHASDGRPGEAIAAASTFACGGPRVKTLRDTAWAAHKAAQETDDRAASEAARAAMCAPAAAFLHPLARPAQVRHILGAAAHAARASELAAGDDQVAGCDFVERLARATNSKVIEILCRYPEPPRGGGRTGELLRMLDRKLRERESGAA, encoded by the coding sequence ATGGCTGCCGAAATCGATCTGGATCTGGCCGATCTTCGCGAGGTCGTCGCCTATGCGGTCGGTAACGCGGAGCAGGTGTTGCCCATCTTCGAACGAGGCCACGCGTCGGACGGTCGCCCGGGCGAGGCCATCGCAGCGGCGTCGACATTTGCGTGCGGAGGTCCGCGCGTCAAAACGCTCCGCGATACCGCCTGGGCGGCGCACAAGGCCGCGCAGGAAACGGACGACCGGGCGGCGAGCGAGGCAGCGCGGGCTGCGATGTGCGCTCCGGCGGCTGCCTTCCTGCATCCCTTGGCACGTCCGGCGCAGGTCCGCCATATTCTCGGTGCCGCCGCGCACGCCGCCCGCGCGTCGGAACTGGCGGCAGGCGACGATCAGGTCGCGGGATGCGATTTTGTCGAACGGCTAGCTCGCGCGACAAATTCCAAGGTCATCGAGATATTATGCCGCTATCCAGAGCCGCCACGCGGCGGAGGGCGAACGGGCGAATTGCTGAGGATGCTCGATCGAAAGCTTCGGGAGCGGGAAAGCGGCGCGGCTTAA
- a CDS encoding septal ring lytic transglycosylase RlpA family protein — protein MRALVTMVMPLMLVASAAAQDSDAAAIPAVAASAIPLADAADMETEIDGGMASYYGNELAGNRTASGERFDPGQLTAAHRTLPFGSKVRVTNMTTGDSVIVRINDRGPFAHGRVIDVSHAAAREIGMQRSGTARVKLALLNDD, from the coding sequence ATGCGGGCTCTTGTAACCATGGTGATGCCGCTGATGCTCGTTGCATCGGCCGCCGCACAGGACAGTGACGCCGCTGCCATTCCCGCCGTCGCGGCCAGCGCGATTCCGCTTGCCGACGCCGCCGACATGGAAACCGAAATCGACGGCGGCATGGCGAGCTATTACGGCAACGAGCTTGCCGGCAACCGCACCGCGAGCGGCGAACGCTTCGATCCCGGCCAACTGACCGCGGCGCACCGCACGCTGCCCTTCGGCAGCAAGGTGCGCGTCACCAACATGACCACCGGCGATAGTGTGATCGTCCGCATCAACGACCGCGGCCCCTTCGCTCACGGCCGCGTGATCGACGTCAGCCACGCCGCTGCGCGCGAAATCGGCATGCAGCGCAGCGGTACCGCGCGGGTCAAGCTGGCTTTGCTGAACGACGATTAA